In the genome of Grus americana isolate bGruAme1 chromosome 16, bGruAme1.mat, whole genome shotgun sequence, one region contains:
- the SMTN gene encoding smoothelin isoform X7, protein MSQENLLGMDEGALRKLLEATLDLAERRRIRSAIRELQRQELERDEEALASKRFRAERGSHRQDNKENWPRSQRLEEEQQTALAALSRQLEDITDVEELTKLLRAAGEYEERKLIRAAIRKLRAEEIEAATLAGNAQSSRRDGSRPPAVPGDAKSNQRDDAETPALARSGKSSQRDDAEQPALARSRESHGEGSTEPLTVARSGESSQRDDAEQPALAGLEESGCGGAAERPPAQEPEGSAAHEKDDTVEAEHIPAGMQELCSQQAGDPQKPSAQAVVSGTLVLLELQPAPEPSPEPEDGGEEPEQDQPCSPGAAQPKGQHQTAWKEESPGSPATAQEPSVGQSHRVEQHPPGQPSTGSQGGQLDVRVRGQMLGPARRHGELPAVAVPTQNVVGTPACLNTHQWQQASSTLRLAGRTEVTLGLRSTPIRITTVPSSGSSICSISSNVIKMEPEVVEQPQAPRLEPEVPNGMEKVQVRELERRSKLNVEELGRIEDEDVLDKMLDRTTDFEERRLIRNAMRELRQRKRDQREKERDQRLLETRSQATAGRAGHTTETTTTQSTQSADGSAHSTVTKTERLVQSGDGTKTSRTTTMESSYMKRSDHGNSTFVQTKSSYSSSSKKTGSIFDREDESASRQSSLAALERRQAEKKKELMKAQSLPKTSASQARKAMMEKLQKEGGSSPNPTLARTAVQRSSSFGVPNANSIKQMLLDWCRAKTRGYEHVDIQNFSSSWSDGMAFCALVHNFFPEAFDYSQLTPQNRRHNFEVAFSSAETLVDCVPLVEVEDMMIMGKKPDSKCVFTYVQSLYNHLRRHELRMRQKEC, encoded by the exons CTGGAGGCAACGCTGGACCTGGCAGAGCGGCGCCGTATCCGCTCGGCTATTAGGGAGCTGCAGCGGCAGGAGCTGGAGCGGGACGAGGAGGCGCTGGCATCCAAACGCTTCCGCGCAGAGCGCGGCAGCCACCGGCAGGACAACAAGGAGAACTGGCCACG GTCCCAGCgcctggaggaggagcagcagacagCCCTGGCCGCCTTGTCCCGGCAGCTCGAAGACATCACTGATGTGGAGGAGCTGACAAAACTG CTGCGGGCAGCAGGTGAGTACGAGGAGCGCAAGCTGATCCGAGCTGCTATCCGCAAGCTGCGGGCCGAGGAGATTGAAG CTGCCACCCTGGCTGGGAACGCGCAGAGCAGCCGGAGGGACGGCAGCAGGCCCCCCGCTGTGCCTGGGGATGCGAAAAGCAACCAGAGGGATGATGCTGAAACACCAGCCCTAGCTAGGAGCGGGAAAAGCAGCCAGAGGGATGACGctgagcagccagccctggccaggagcagggagagccaCGGCGAGGGCAGCACTGAGCCCCTGACCGTAGCCAGGAGTGGGGAGAGCAGCCAGCGCGATGATGCAGAGCAGCCAGCgctggctgggctggaggagagTGGCTgcgggggggctgcagagcgGCCCCCTGCCCAGGAACCCGAAGGCTCAGCG gcCCATGAGAAAGATGACACAGTGGAGGCGGAGCACATCCCAGCTGGGATGCAGGAGCTATGCAGCCAGCAGGCGGGAGACCCCCAGAAACCCAGCGCCCAGG ctgtGGTCTCGGGTACCCTTGtgctcctggagctgcagccggCCCCGGAGCCCAGTCCGGAGCCTGAAGATGGTGGCGAGGAGCCAGAGCAGGACCAGCCATGTTCCCCAGGTGCTGCCCAGCCCAAAGGACAGCACCAGACAGCCTGGAAGGAAGAGAGTCCCGGCAGCCCCGCCACTGCTCAGGAGCCCAGCGTGGGGCAAAGCCACCGGGTGGAGCAGCATCCCCCGGGCcagcccagcacaggcagccagGGCGGCCAG CTTGATGTCAGGGTGCGTGGCCAGATGCTAGGGCCGGCCAGGAGGCATGGGGAGCTGCCAGCGG TGGCAGTGCCCACCCAGAATGTAGTGGGGACCCCGGCTTGCCTGAACACTCACCAGTGGCAGCAAGCATCCTCCACCCTGCGCTTGGCTGGTCGTACGG AGGTGACCCTGGGACTCCGGAGCACCCCCATCCGCATCACTACTGTCcccagcagtggcagcagcatCTGCAGTATCAGCAGCAATGTCATCAAG ATGGAGCCGGAGGTGGtggagcagccccaggcaccGAGGCTTGAGCCTGAGGTGCCCAATGGCATGGAGAAGGTCCAAGTGAGGGAGCTGGAGAGAAGGAGCAAGCTGAACGTcgaggagctgggcaggatcGAGGATGAGGATGTTCTGGATAAGATG CTAGATCGGACAACAGACTTTGAGGAGCGGCGACTGATCCGAAACGCCATGCGGGAGCTGCGCCAGCGCAAGCGAG ACCAGCGGGAGAAGGAGCGGGACCAGCGGCTGCTGGAGACAAGGAGCCAGGCTACAGCAGGGAGGGCCGGCCACACCACGGAGACCACCACTACGCAGAGCACCCAGTCGGCCGATGGCTCGGCACACAGTACTGTCACCAAGACTGAGCGTCTCGTCCAATCTG GTGATGGCACCAAGACCTCCCGTACCACAACCATGGAGTCGAGTTACATGAAGAGATCAGACC atGGCAACAGCACATTCGTTCAAACCAAATCATCCTACAGCTCCTCTTCCAAGAAGACGGGCAG CATCTTCGACCGTGAAGACGAGAGTGcctccaggcagagcagcctggccgCACTGGAGCGGCGCCAGGCTGAGAAGAAGAAGGAGTTGATGAAAGCTCAGAGCCTGCCCAAGACATCAGCTTCGCAGGCTCGCAAGGCCATGatggagaagctgcagaaggagggTGGGAG TTCGCCAAACCCCACGCTGGCACGCACCGCCGTGCAGCGCTCCTCCAGCTTTGGCGTGCCCAATGCGAACAGCATCAAGCAGATGTTGCTGGACTGGTGCAGAGCCAAGACCCGGGGCTACGAG CACGTGGACATCCAGAACTTTTCATCCAGCTGGAGCGACGGCATGGCCTTCTGTGCCTTGGTCCATAACTTCTTCCCCGAGGCATTTGACTACAGCCAGCTGACGCCCCAGAACCGCCGCCACAACTTCGAGGTGgccttctcctctgcaga GACGCTGGTGGACTGCGTGCCCCTGGTGGAGGTGGAAGACATGATGATCATGGGGAAGAAGCCGGACTCCAAGTGCGTCTTCACCTACGTGCAGTCCCTCTACAACCACCTGCGTCGCCACGAGTTGCGCATGCGGCAGAAAGAGTGCTag
- the SMTN gene encoding smoothelin isoform X2 — MSQENLLGMDEGALRKLLEATLDLAERRRIRSAIRELQRQELERDEEALASKRFRAERGSHRQDNKENWPRSQRLEEEQQTALAALSRQLEDITDVEELTKLLRAAGEYEERKLIRAAIRKLRAEEIEAATLAGNAQSSRRDGSRPPAVPGDAKSNQRDDAETPALARSGKSSQRDDAEQPALARSRESHGEGSTEPLTVARSGESSQRDDAEQPALAGLEESGCGGAAERPPAQEPEGSAAHEKDDTVEAEHIPAGMQELCSQQAGDPQKPSAQAVVSGTLVLLELQPAPEPSPEPEDGGEEPEQDQPCSPGAAQPKGQHQTAWKEESPGSPATAQEPSVGQSHRVEQHPPGQPSTGSQGGQLDVRVRGQMLGPARRHGELPAVAVPTQNVVGTPACLNTHQWQQASSTLRLAGRTEPSPAGPSPRAASVRERAQRFTPAGPGPAPSAAAGGPAGAGGAGGRAGPGQWQRGPRTAPLGPAQNARGGGGGAEQRPAPVPAGPGLDGMKTTFTIEIKDGRMQPLTPRVVATPRSQRAEVTLGLRSTPIRITTVPSSGSSICSISSNVIKDPCAHFEGTEEPGGPVAHPPAFSSTRQQSALHLSRSNSGMEPEVVEQPQAPRLEPEVPNGMEKVQVRELERRSKLNVEELGRIEDEDVLDKMLDRTTDFEERRLIRNAMRELRQRKRDQREKERDQRLLETRSQATAGRAGHTTETTTTQSTQSADGSAHSTVTKTERLVQSGDGTKTSRTTTMESSYMKRSDHGNSTFVQTKSSYSSSSKKTGSIFDREDESASRQSSLAALERRQAEKKKELMKAQSLPKTSASQARKAMMEKLQKEGGSSPNPTLARTAVQRSSSFGVPNANSIKQMLLDWCRAKTRGYEHVDIQNFSSSWSDGMAFCALVHNFFPEAFDYSQLTPQNRRHNFEVAFSSAEKHADCPQLLDVEDMVRMREPDWKCVYTYIQEFYRCLVQKGLVKTKKS, encoded by the exons CTGGAGGCAACGCTGGACCTGGCAGAGCGGCGCCGTATCCGCTCGGCTATTAGGGAGCTGCAGCGGCAGGAGCTGGAGCGGGACGAGGAGGCGCTGGCATCCAAACGCTTCCGCGCAGAGCGCGGCAGCCACCGGCAGGACAACAAGGAGAACTGGCCACG GTCCCAGCgcctggaggaggagcagcagacagCCCTGGCCGCCTTGTCCCGGCAGCTCGAAGACATCACTGATGTGGAGGAGCTGACAAAACTG CTGCGGGCAGCAGGTGAGTACGAGGAGCGCAAGCTGATCCGAGCTGCTATCCGCAAGCTGCGGGCCGAGGAGATTGAAG CTGCCACCCTGGCTGGGAACGCGCAGAGCAGCCGGAGGGACGGCAGCAGGCCCCCCGCTGTGCCTGGGGATGCGAAAAGCAACCAGAGGGATGATGCTGAAACACCAGCCCTAGCTAGGAGCGGGAAAAGCAGCCAGAGGGATGACGctgagcagccagccctggccaggagcagggagagccaCGGCGAGGGCAGCACTGAGCCCCTGACCGTAGCCAGGAGTGGGGAGAGCAGCCAGCGCGATGATGCAGAGCAGCCAGCgctggctgggctggaggagagTGGCTgcgggggggctgcagagcgGCCCCCTGCCCAGGAACCCGAAGGCTCAGCG gcCCATGAGAAAGATGACACAGTGGAGGCGGAGCACATCCCAGCTGGGATGCAGGAGCTATGCAGCCAGCAGGCGGGAGACCCCCAGAAACCCAGCGCCCAGG ctgtGGTCTCGGGTACCCTTGtgctcctggagctgcagccggCCCCGGAGCCCAGTCCGGAGCCTGAAGATGGTGGCGAGGAGCCAGAGCAGGACCAGCCATGTTCCCCAGGTGCTGCCCAGCCCAAAGGACAGCACCAGACAGCCTGGAAGGAAGAGAGTCCCGGCAGCCCCGCCACTGCTCAGGAGCCCAGCGTGGGGCAAAGCCACCGGGTGGAGCAGCATCCCCCGGGCcagcccagcacaggcagccagGGCGGCCAG CTTGATGTCAGGGTGCGTGGCCAGATGCTAGGGCCGGCCAGGAGGCATGGGGAGCTGCCAGCGG TGGCAGTGCCCACCCAGAATGTAGTGGGGACCCCGGCTTGCCTGAACACTCACCAGTGGCAGCAAGCATCCTCCACCCTGCGCTTGGCTGGTCGTACGG AGCCCAGCCCCGCCGGGCCGTCGCCGCGGGCCGCCTCGGTGCGGGAACGCGCCCAGCGCTTCACCCCGGCGGGCCCGGGGCCGGCCCccagcgcggcggcgggcggcccggcgggggcgggcggcgcgggggggcgggccgggcccggccaATGGCAGCGGGGGCCCCGCACGGCCCCGCTGGGGCCCGCTCAAAACGCGCGGGGCGGTGGCGGAGGCGCAGAGCAGCGCCCGGCCCCGgtccccgccggccccggcctCGACGGCATGAAGACCACCTTCACCATCGAGATCAAGGATGGGCGCATGCAGCCCCTCACACCCCGCGTCGTGGCCACCCCTCGCAGCCAGCGGGCAG AGGTGACCCTGGGACTCCGGAGCACCCCCATCCGCATCACTACTGTCcccagcagtggcagcagcatCTGCAGTATCAGCAGCAATGTCATCAAG GACCCTTGCGCCCACTTTGAGGGCACTGAGGAGCCCGGCGGCCCTGTGGCCCATCCACCCGCGTTCTCCAGCACGCGCCAGCAATCGGCCCTGCACCTCTCCCGGAGCAACAGCGGC ATGGAGCCGGAGGTGGtggagcagccccaggcaccGAGGCTTGAGCCTGAGGTGCCCAATGGCATGGAGAAGGTCCAAGTGAGGGAGCTGGAGAGAAGGAGCAAGCTGAACGTcgaggagctgggcaggatcGAGGATGAGGATGTTCTGGATAAGATG CTAGATCGGACAACAGACTTTGAGGAGCGGCGACTGATCCGAAACGCCATGCGGGAGCTGCGCCAGCGCAAGCGAG ACCAGCGGGAGAAGGAGCGGGACCAGCGGCTGCTGGAGACAAGGAGCCAGGCTACAGCAGGGAGGGCCGGCCACACCACGGAGACCACCACTACGCAGAGCACCCAGTCGGCCGATGGCTCGGCACACAGTACTGTCACCAAGACTGAGCGTCTCGTCCAATCTG GTGATGGCACCAAGACCTCCCGTACCACAACCATGGAGTCGAGTTACATGAAGAGATCAGACC atGGCAACAGCACATTCGTTCAAACCAAATCATCCTACAGCTCCTCTTCCAAGAAGACGGGCAG CATCTTCGACCGTGAAGACGAGAGTGcctccaggcagagcagcctggccgCACTGGAGCGGCGCCAGGCTGAGAAGAAGAAGGAGTTGATGAAAGCTCAGAGCCTGCCCAAGACATCAGCTTCGCAGGCTCGCAAGGCCATGatggagaagctgcagaaggagggTGGGAG TTCGCCAAACCCCACGCTGGCACGCACCGCCGTGCAGCGCTCCTCCAGCTTTGGCGTGCCCAATGCGAACAGCATCAAGCAGATGTTGCTGGACTGGTGCAGAGCCAAGACCCGGGGCTACGAG CACGTGGACATCCAGAACTTTTCATCCAGCTGGAGCGACGGCATGGCCTTCTGTGCCTTGGTCCATAACTTCTTCCCCGAGGCATTTGACTACAGCCAGCTGACGCCCCAGAACCGCCGCCACAACTTCGAGGTGgccttctcctctgcaga gAAGCACGCGGACTGTCCACAGTTGCTGGACGTGGAGGACATGGTCCGGATGCGCGAGCCGGATTGGAagtgtgtgtacacatacatTCAGGAATTCTATCGCTGCCTGGTCCAGAAGGGGCTGGTAAAAACCAAAAAGTCGTAG
- the SMTN gene encoding smoothelin isoform X3: MSQENLLGMDEGALRKLLEATLDLAERRRIRSAIRELQRQELERDEEALASKRFRAERGSHRQDNKENWPRSQRLEEEQQTALAALSRQLEDITDVEELTKLLRAAGEYEERKLIRAAIRKLRAEEIEAATLAGNAQSSRRDGSRPPAVPGDAKSSQRDDAEQPALARSRESHGEGSTEPLTVARSGESSQRDDAEQPALAGLEESGCGGAAERPPAQEPEGSAAHEKDDTVEAEHIPAGMQELCSQQAGDPQKPSAQAVVSGTLVLLELQPAPEPSPEPEDGGEEPEQDQPCSPGAAQPKGQHQTAWKEESPGSPATAQEPSVGQSHRVEQHPPGQPSTGSQGGQLDVRVRGQMLGPARRHGELPAVAVPTQNVVGTPACLNTHQWQQASSTLRLAGRTEPSPAGPSPRAASVRERAQRFTPAGPGPAPSAAAGGPAGAGGAGGRAGPGQWQRGPRTAPLGPAQNARGGGGGAEQRPAPVPAGPGLDGMKTTFTIEIKDGRMQPLTPRVVATPRSQRAEVTLGLRSTPIRITTVPSSGSSICSISSNVIKDPCAHFEGTEEPGGPVAHPPAFSSTRQQSALHLSRSNSGMEPEVVEQPQAPRLEPEVPNGMEKVQVRELERRSKLNVEELGRIEDEDVLDKMLDRTTDFEERRLIRNAMRELRQRKRDQREKERDQRLLETRSQATAGRAGHTTETTTTQSTQSADGSAHSTVTKTERLVQSGDGTKTSRTTTMESSYMKRSDHGNSTFVQTKSSYSSSSKKTGSIFDREDESASRQSSLAALERRQAEKKKELMKAQSLPKTSASQARKAMMEKLQKEGGSSPNPTLARTAVQRSSSFGVPNANSIKQMLLDWCRAKTRGYEHVDIQNFSSSWSDGMAFCALVHNFFPEAFDYSQLTPQNRRHNFEVAFSSAETLVDCVPLVEVEDMMIMGKKPDSKCVFTYVQSLYNHLRRHELRMRQKEC; encoded by the exons CTGGAGGCAACGCTGGACCTGGCAGAGCGGCGCCGTATCCGCTCGGCTATTAGGGAGCTGCAGCGGCAGGAGCTGGAGCGGGACGAGGAGGCGCTGGCATCCAAACGCTTCCGCGCAGAGCGCGGCAGCCACCGGCAGGACAACAAGGAGAACTGGCCACG GTCCCAGCgcctggaggaggagcagcagacagCCCTGGCCGCCTTGTCCCGGCAGCTCGAAGACATCACTGATGTGGAGGAGCTGACAAAACTG CTGCGGGCAGCAGGTGAGTACGAGGAGCGCAAGCTGATCCGAGCTGCTATCCGCAAGCTGCGGGCCGAGGAGATTGAAG CTGCCACCCTGGCTGGGAACGCGCAGAGCAGCCGGAGGGACGGCAGCAGGCCCCCCGCTGTGCCTGGGGATGC GAAAAGCAGCCAGAGGGATGACGctgagcagccagccctggccaggagcagggagagccaCGGCGAGGGCAGCACTGAGCCCCTGACCGTAGCCAGGAGTGGGGAGAGCAGCCAGCGCGATGATGCAGAGCAGCCAGCgctggctgggctggaggagagTGGCTgcgggggggctgcagagcgGCCCCCTGCCCAGGAACCCGAAGGCTCAGCG gcCCATGAGAAAGATGACACAGTGGAGGCGGAGCACATCCCAGCTGGGATGCAGGAGCTATGCAGCCAGCAGGCGGGAGACCCCCAGAAACCCAGCGCCCAGG ctgtGGTCTCGGGTACCCTTGtgctcctggagctgcagccggCCCCGGAGCCCAGTCCGGAGCCTGAAGATGGTGGCGAGGAGCCAGAGCAGGACCAGCCATGTTCCCCAGGTGCTGCCCAGCCCAAAGGACAGCACCAGACAGCCTGGAAGGAAGAGAGTCCCGGCAGCCCCGCCACTGCTCAGGAGCCCAGCGTGGGGCAAAGCCACCGGGTGGAGCAGCATCCCCCGGGCcagcccagcacaggcagccagGGCGGCCAG CTTGATGTCAGGGTGCGTGGCCAGATGCTAGGGCCGGCCAGGAGGCATGGGGAGCTGCCAGCGG TGGCAGTGCCCACCCAGAATGTAGTGGGGACCCCGGCTTGCCTGAACACTCACCAGTGGCAGCAAGCATCCTCCACCCTGCGCTTGGCTGGTCGTACGG AGCCCAGCCCCGCCGGGCCGTCGCCGCGGGCCGCCTCGGTGCGGGAACGCGCCCAGCGCTTCACCCCGGCGGGCCCGGGGCCGGCCCccagcgcggcggcgggcggcccggcgggggcgggcggcgcgggggggcgggccgggcccggccaATGGCAGCGGGGGCCCCGCACGGCCCCGCTGGGGCCCGCTCAAAACGCGCGGGGCGGTGGCGGAGGCGCAGAGCAGCGCCCGGCCCCGgtccccgccggccccggcctCGACGGCATGAAGACCACCTTCACCATCGAGATCAAGGATGGGCGCATGCAGCCCCTCACACCCCGCGTCGTGGCCACCCCTCGCAGCCAGCGGGCAG AGGTGACCCTGGGACTCCGGAGCACCCCCATCCGCATCACTACTGTCcccagcagtggcagcagcatCTGCAGTATCAGCAGCAATGTCATCAAG GACCCTTGCGCCCACTTTGAGGGCACTGAGGAGCCCGGCGGCCCTGTGGCCCATCCACCCGCGTTCTCCAGCACGCGCCAGCAATCGGCCCTGCACCTCTCCCGGAGCAACAGCGGC ATGGAGCCGGAGGTGGtggagcagccccaggcaccGAGGCTTGAGCCTGAGGTGCCCAATGGCATGGAGAAGGTCCAAGTGAGGGAGCTGGAGAGAAGGAGCAAGCTGAACGTcgaggagctgggcaggatcGAGGATGAGGATGTTCTGGATAAGATG CTAGATCGGACAACAGACTTTGAGGAGCGGCGACTGATCCGAAACGCCATGCGGGAGCTGCGCCAGCGCAAGCGAG ACCAGCGGGAGAAGGAGCGGGACCAGCGGCTGCTGGAGACAAGGAGCCAGGCTACAGCAGGGAGGGCCGGCCACACCACGGAGACCACCACTACGCAGAGCACCCAGTCGGCCGATGGCTCGGCACACAGTACTGTCACCAAGACTGAGCGTCTCGTCCAATCTG GTGATGGCACCAAGACCTCCCGTACCACAACCATGGAGTCGAGTTACATGAAGAGATCAGACC atGGCAACAGCACATTCGTTCAAACCAAATCATCCTACAGCTCCTCTTCCAAGAAGACGGGCAG CATCTTCGACCGTGAAGACGAGAGTGcctccaggcagagcagcctggccgCACTGGAGCGGCGCCAGGCTGAGAAGAAGAAGGAGTTGATGAAAGCTCAGAGCCTGCCCAAGACATCAGCTTCGCAGGCTCGCAAGGCCATGatggagaagctgcagaaggagggTGGGAG TTCGCCAAACCCCACGCTGGCACGCACCGCCGTGCAGCGCTCCTCCAGCTTTGGCGTGCCCAATGCGAACAGCATCAAGCAGATGTTGCTGGACTGGTGCAGAGCCAAGACCCGGGGCTACGAG CACGTGGACATCCAGAACTTTTCATCCAGCTGGAGCGACGGCATGGCCTTCTGTGCCTTGGTCCATAACTTCTTCCCCGAGGCATTTGACTACAGCCAGCTGACGCCCCAGAACCGCCGCCACAACTTCGAGGTGgccttctcctctgcaga GACGCTGGTGGACTGCGTGCCCCTGGTGGAGGTGGAAGACATGATGATCATGGGGAAGAAGCCGGACTCCAAGTGCGTCTTCACCTACGTGCAGTCCCTCTACAACCACCTGCGTCGCCACGAGTTGCGCATGCGGCAGAAAGAGTGCTag